A genomic segment from Sander vitreus isolate 19-12246 chromosome 3, sanVit1, whole genome shotgun sequence encodes:
- the LOC144515939 gene encoding olfactory receptor 11A1-like: protein MVNATQVSFFTLSAYFDTGVFKYLYFIIIVSLYIVIICANLLLIVVICMNRSLHEPMYLFLVSLFVNELYGSTGLFPFLLVQILSDIHTVSAPFCFLQIYCVFAYAAIQFHNLSILSYDRYLAICYPLQYNTRMTSNKVSVLIALIWLFPFLAIAVLISLSVPLQLCGNIINTIYCDNYSIVKLACSDTRVNNIYGLIYTCLIVFGPLSLILYTYMKILKVCFSGSKQTRQKAVRTCTPHLASLINFSFGCLFQILQSRFDMSSVPMMLRNILSLYFLTCQPIFNPLMYGLQMSKIRSLCKSIIFGKTLTDA from the coding sequence ATGGTAAACGCTACGCAGGTTTCATTTTTCACACTAAGTGCCTATTTTGACACTGGGgttttcaaatatttatattttattattatcgTATCTTTATATATTGTAATAATTTGTGCCAATCTTTTGCTGATTGTGGTTATCTGTATGAACAGAAGCTTACATGAACCTATGTACCTTTTTCTGGTCAGCCTGTTTGTAAATGAACTGTATGGTAGTACAGGGTTGTTTCCATTCCTTCTGGTTCAGATCCTCTCTGACATTCACACTGTTTCTGCTCCcttctgtttcctgcagatttATTGTGTGTTTGCGTATGCAGCTATACAATTTCATAACTTGTCCATCCTGTCTTATGACAGATATCTTGCTATCTGTTATCCTCTGCAATATAACACACGTATGACATCTAACAAGGTTAGTGTGCTTATTGCTCTAATATGGTTATTCCCTTTTCTTGCAATTGCTGTCTTGATATCTTTAAGTGTTCCTTTACAGCTGTGTGGGAACATCATTAACACAATTTACTGTGATAACTACTCTATTGTCAAACTGGCCTGCTCTGACACCAGAGTCAATAACATTTATGGACTCATTTACACTTGTCTTATAGTCTTTGGTCCTCTCAGTTTAATCCTTTACACTTACATGAAGATccttaaagtgtgtttttctggTTCTAAACAGACCAGACAGAAAGCTGTCAGAACCTGCACACCTCACCTCGCTTCTCTGATCAACTTTTCTTTTGGTTGTTTGTTTCAAATATTACAGAGCAGGTTTGATATGAGCAGTGTACCCATGATGTTGCGAAATATTTTGTCATTATACTTCCTGACCTGCCAACCGATCTTCAACCCTTTAATGTATGGACTGCAAATGTCCAAAATACGTAGCTTATGTAAAAGTATTATCTTTGGTAAAACGTTAACTGATGCTTAA